AACGACATTCATGCGCGAACGCACAGAGcaaaagaagagaggcgcCTCGTAGACCAAAGGTAAAAATAGATCGACAGAGGCCGAGGAGACGAACAGCAAGCGAACGACGACGGCaacacgagcagcagcaacgagaAGGAAAGTATGAAGCGCGCgcggagaaagagaagggggcggggagtACGAAATACAGAAACGCACCACAATGCGCACCCGTCAAGCCTAaactcgcacacacacacacacatacacacacacacaaaaaggaaaaagcGAAGCGGCGCAACCAGTCTATGAAAACAAACAGGAGACATATGGACCCCCCCACGCACCGTTGCGCCTCCtttccccccttttccgTCTTTGTTTGCTTGCCTATCGAGCCTTTCAGAGCTGCACGCTGGCGCAATCCAAAAAAtggcccccgccccgccccgcctcctcctctcccatcGTTTCGCGTACTTCCTTACGAGTAGAACTTCGGCTTCTTCACAGACGGCTTAAGGATCTGGAAGGAGCACATGAGCTCGTTGTCGACGGTCAtcacggcgccgctgttaTCGAACTCATTACAGTAGTTAGGGGCAGAGAAGATGGTGATGAGCTTGCGCTTCGCGAAGAACTGGTACCCATCCTCTACGACTTGGTGCGCGCGGCAAATGAGCTCAAACTGGTGCTTATTCAAGAACTTCTCTACAATATCCTGACCGAAGGTGAAGGACACGCCACGGTCGTTCTCGCCCCACCCCGACAGACCTTCCTCCGGGTCTGACCACAGCAAGTCGCAGATCAGACCAGTGTCCGCCACATCGCACGGCCGCGTGATCTTCTTGATCTGGTCCATCGTCTGCAGCTCCGGCGAAAGACCACCATGGCAACAGAAGATCTTGTCATCGATAATGCACGCTACAGGAAGGCAGTTGAACGTGTCTGTGAACGCCTTCCAGAGGCGAATGTTGTAGCGACGCTTGCACTCGTCGAAGAAGCCGTAGATGCGATTGATGCTGGCGCACTCGTGGTTGCCTCGAAGGATGAAAAAGTTCTCGGGAAACTTCACCTTGAAGGCGAAGACCAGGCATATCGTCTCGAGACCCTGCTTTCCGCGGTCCACGTAGTCGCCGAGGAAGAGGTAGTTCGCTGTCGGTGGGAAGCCGCCGTTCTCGAAGAGACGGATAAGGTCGTAGTACTGGCCATGAATGTCGCCGCAGATCTTGATGGGCGCCTCCAGCTCTagcagaggcggctgcgagaGAAGAATCTCGCGCGTGCGTATCGCCAGCTGCTTCACGTCATTCTCGGCTAACTGCACCTGCTTGCCGggcttcgcaccacgcacCTCGAGCAACTGCTCGATAATGGAGTCGACGCTCATATCTGCTGCGCTCTGCTGctctttttcctttcgctGTAGCGAGACCTCGACTTCCTGAACGGGTTTGGCGGGCTTCGCTctgcgtcgctctcctctaCAGAGTGAAACtatgctgctgctcgggaAATCGACGCTTCTGCGGAGggaaggaaaggaaaagacaGCGGTGTCGGAGTCGCCGAGCTAGTCTTTACGAACCAATAAAAAAAGAACTAAATAAAaagccaacacacacacacactgctgACGCTGTCGGGTGGGTCAATGATGATGATGAACGGGAGGAACACAAAATGAGAGGTGGTATGTCGTGATGGTAAGGCGGTCACGCAGGCTAGAGAGGAACAGCTTTACAATCAACACGGAAAGATCAAAAGTggaggaaaacgaaaacggtGAATCACACGCACTTGTTCATgtgtttttcctttttcttttcgttttctcaGACAGCGACACTTCGCCGCTCACGTAAGTGCGTGCCTTCGGTCCGTGGGCTTGTGTGCGCCTTCTGGTGTAGGGCTGCGCACCTGCCTCAGCACGAAAACTGCTTTGGTATTCGCTGGGCAATAAGGTacacagagcagcagcacaggcgcCCTCAAGAACAACGGTGAGAACCCACACAAATAAGAAGAATGAGGAGCCCCTCCACGACACGGACACCAACCACACGTGCACGTCAGCTCAACGTAGAATGGCGCGCCACCTCTCCGCGTGATTCGCTCccttgttgctgttgtggTTGCGCTCGGTGTGCTTGCTCTCTTCGAAGTCTATATTCGCCGCTGCGGAAAGGCACGGAAGAGAGAACAGCCACGCAACCAAAGAAGGAACAGAAAGGTGCTCCCACGTCAGCAACGCGACAAAACACGTAccgtagacacacacgcacgcacacacacacacgcaagagGGAAGTCGTAGGGACACGGCAAGACGGCAAcgggaaagaaaaacaaggACAGCGGCAATCACGAACGCATGCGCTTACTACACACGAATACGTAAAGGCACTTCCGGTGGAAGAGGTGTATCAATCGAGAAGGGAGGTTGCGTGTGTATCGGCGTATATGGTGTCCAGGGCTGCTCTGTAGGGCCCAATGTGTGACCCGTGAAAGCGAACAAGGAAGAAGAGTCGAGAACGAGAAAGACTGCGTAGCACGGCGCAGGCGACGGGCGGGTTGATATATGCGTGCTTGGGTTTTTTTTGATTTCTAAAAGTGGGTTATATCAGCGGAAGTTCCTTGTGGaaggggcgagggaggggggcggtggtgagTTCAGTaagagagcgagagtggGCGAAGaaacaaagaagaaaaaaaagataccGCAGCAGTGATCACAAATAGACCGGCTCTACGCCGGACATGCCACAAGGAGAGTTGCACgtatgtgcgcgcgtgtgtgtgaccCGATGCGTTGTATCAAAGGGAGGAACGACCAGGAAGACGTGGAAGGCAGGGGCGTGGGATCAGTTTTGTTCATGCTGGAGACAgggaggtgacggcggcggagaggacACACGTCGCACAGGGCGAGCGGCGCACAGGCATGCACATACGGAGAGAGGACCACCAGCAGCCAGCATCACGCTGACCCTACTCTCCACGTGGTGGACAGGAACGAGCCGCTCCTTTTTCTCCCCACGGTGGCCTCGGCAAGCAGTACTTTCGTCTGCCTAGAGCACATGGACATGGAAAGCGCCAGCGCGAGTGCGGGACGCTACGAAgtctccctttttttgttcctCACCGCTTTaactcgcacacacacacacacacaggcagagcgagagagagagacgacgaaGTTGTCGCTGCGACAGTCGATTGCGCAAGAAGGCTGTGTAAGCACAACAATCCCTCGTGAGACGGTgagggacacacacgcctacGTGTACGTCTTTgggcacgcgtgtgtgtgggggggaggtatctgtgtgtgcacgcgtctGTCTGGCACTCAAGGAAAGGTCGAAGCGAAAACAAAGATGACGACAGCAACGAAAAACGTTCAAAAAGAAAAAGTCGGAGAAGGTATGTGAGCGGAGAAGAGGACAgacagcacacacaacagGAGAGCTGACTCCAGAACTGAGGGAAGGATAGGAAAAGAACGGTGGGCCACGTACACCTGTGCACCGTCTCTCAGAACCTTGTCGCTTGTTCTCCCTCTTTGGATGCGC
Above is a window of Leishmania mexicana MHOM/GT/2001/U1103 complete genome, chromosome 28 DNA encoding:
- a CDS encoding putative serine/threonine protein phosphatase catalytic subunit, whose product is MSVDSIIEQLLEVRGAKPGKQVQLAENDVKQLAIRTREILLSQPPLLELEAPIKICGDIHGQYYDLIRLFENGGFPPTANYLFLGDYVDRGKQGLETICLVFAFKVKFPENFFILRGNHECASINRIYGFFDECKRRYNIRLWKAFTDTFNCLPVACIIDDKIFCCHGGLSPELQTMDQIKKITRPCDVADTGLICDLLWSDPEEGLSGWGENDRGVSFTFGQDIVEKFLNKHQFELICRAHQVVEDGYQFFAKRKLITIFSAPNYCNEFDNSGAVMTVDNELMCSFQILKPSVKKPKFYS